In one window of Dermochelys coriacea isolate rDerCor1 chromosome 3, rDerCor1.pri.v4, whole genome shotgun sequence DNA:
- the GAREM2 gene encoding GRB2-associated and regulator of MAPK protein 2 isoform X1 yields MEKVAAGLAQISWSSGALPLDAIVSKCRLPTLVRLGPGEYVEGVSDQDVLLIHSCRQWTTVTAHSLEEGHYVIGPKIDIPLQYPGKFKLLDQDRDVREPVQYFNSVEEVASSFPDRVFVMESITFSVKVVSGEFSEDSEVYNFTLQAGDELTLMGQAEILCAKAEKEKWRLPTLLRKLGKGGPLGSKPAKGKVPCLICMNHRTNESLSLPFQCKGCFSTRSPLELQMREGEHTIRSIIEKVRLPVNVAVPGRPSRNPYDLHAIREGHCYKLLSIISKTVVLCCILRKEAVVPFHFLLLSDMPRFTLPQGLLWGDPQLEKLVWDSATICQERFDPDEYSKAVREAKPDLSEECASPRRIRLCLPGCAHEELAPAFQRLSLCIYSGGSAHAPEDPLAMPGGQAPQLLLPRHERSAPSDLSDSEREYVTPDWAEPEFRTQEPVEIPYEELWANQNPDNFSEPSGNPPGLGSANKGQRDLMSFATSSPLGSPHRPALRGEEPVGETPPPVPPKSKAVKEECRLLNAPPVPPRGSRPHATSSPPVPLRFPKLQPAHSPNPSVSYYSAGLHDASGTRSGSCSPSPDSYSLYCYPCTWGNCKAGDSAGRQLPGTLPPSTQLSQTSWSDPWAYADTGPSVASGRSTPLLGGDAPIKTYHSCPRLKAPHPQKRFAPFGALNPFANPAYSPSPSSSTEWLEALDWQKPPSAPTPETFDPFESASPESERCYSQEGWGGVGGACPTPPPRPPKSLETESLMIRSAAPLSPTIVRGAEGGVTRVYLTQGVIKVPPVSAPCSGPGESASHVPGAPRLNGDGSAWQPPPDLAALSVEEVSRCLRFIGLSEDVVSFFARERIDGSIFVQLPEEILADDFRLTKLQVKKIMQFIKGWRPKI; encoded by the exons GGAAGTTTAAGCTGCTGGACCAAGACCGGGACGTGCGCGAACCCGTTCAGTATTTCAACAGCGTGGAGGAGGTGGCCAGCAGCTTCCCGGACCGCGTCTTCGTCATGGAGTCCATCACCTTCAGCGTGAAG GTGGTGTCCGGGGAGTTCAGCGAAGACAGCGAGGTCTACAACTTTACGCTGCAGGCAGGCGATGAGCTGACGCTGATGGGACAGGCCGAGATCCTGTGTGCCAAGGCGGAGAAGGAGAAGTGGCGCCTCCCCACCCTCCTGCGCAAGCTGGGCAAGGGGGGCCCGCTGGGCAGCAAGCCGGCGAAGGGCAAGGTGCCCTGCCTGATCTGCATGAACCACCGCACCAACGAGAGCCTCAGCCTGCCCTTCCAGTGCAAGGGGTGCTTCAGCACCCGCAGCCCGCTGGAGCTGCAGATGCGGGAAGGCGAGCACACCATCCGCAGCATCATCGAGAAGGTGCGGCTGCCCGTCAACGTGGCGGTGCCCGGCCGGCCCTCGCGCAACCCCTACGACCTGCACGCCATCCGCGAGGGCCACTGCTACAAGCTGCTCAGCATCATCTCCAAGACGGTGGTGCTCTGCTGCATCCTGCGCAAGGAGGCCGTGGTGcccttccacttcctgctgcTGAGCGACATGCCCCGCTTTaccctgccccaggggctgctctggggcGACCCCCAGCTGGAGAAGCTGGTGTGGGACAGCGCCACCATCTGCCAGGAGCGCTTCGACCCCGATGAGTACTCCAAAGCCGTGCGGGAGGCCAAGCCCGACCTGTCGGAGGAGTGCGCCAGCCCCCGGCGCATCCGCCTTTGTCTGCCGGGCTGCGCCCACGAGGAGCTGGCTCCGGCCTTCCAGCGCCTCTCGCTCTGCATCTACAGCGGGGGCTCGGCCCATGCCCCCGAGGACCCCCTGGCGATGCCGGGCGGGCAGGCCCCGCAGCTGCTCCTGCCCCGCCATGAGCGCTCGGCCCCGTCTGACCTCTCCGACTCGGAGCGGGAGTACGTGACGCCCGACTGGGCCGAGCCCGAGTTCAGGACTCAGGAGCCGGTGGAGATCCCCTACGAGGAGCTCTGGGCCAACCAGAACCCGGATAACTTCTCAGAGCCCAGCGGCAACCCGCCGGGGCTGGGCAGCGCCAACAAAGGGCAGCGCGACCTCATGTCCTTCGCCACCTCCTCTCCActgggctccccccaccgccccgccCTGCGCGGGGAGGAGCCCGTGGGCGAGACGCCACCTCCCGTCCCACCCAAATCCAAAGCG gtgaaggaggaatgCCGCCTGCTGAATGCCCCCCCCGTCCCGCCCCGAGGCAGCCGGCCCCACGCCACCTCCAGCCCACCCGTCCCCCTGCGCTTCCCCAAGCTCCAGCCGGCGCACTCGCCCAATCCCAGCGTCTCGTACTACTCGGCCGGGCTCCACGACGC GTCAGGGACGCGGAGCGGGAGCTGCTCGCCCTCCCCGGACTCCTACTCCCTCTACTGCTACCCCTGCACCTGGGGCAACTGCAAGGCCGGGGACTCTGCTGGCCGCCAGCTGCCGGGGACCCTGCCGCCCAGCACCCAGCTCAGCCAGACATCCTGGTCGGACCCATGGGCCTATGCCGACACGGGCCCCAGCGTGGCCAGCGGGCGCTCCACGCCCCTCCTGGGGGGCGATGCCCCCATCAAGACCTACCACAGCTGCCCCCGCCTCaaggccccccacccccagaaacgcTTTGCCCCTTTCGGGGCCCTGAACCCCTTCGCCAACCCCGCCTACtcgcccagcccctcctcctccaccgagtggctggaggccctggACTGGCAGAAGCCCCCCTCTGCGCCCACGCCAGAGACCTTCGACCCCTTCGAGAGCGCCTCCCCCGAGTCGGAGCGCTGCTACAGCCAGGagggctggggcggggtgggcggcgcctgccccacccccccgccccgaccCCCCAAGAGCCTGGAGACGGAGAGCCTCATGATCCGCAGCGCGGCGCCGCTCTCGCCCACCATCGTGCGCGGGGCCGAGGGTGGCGTCACCCGCGTCTACCTCACGCAGGGCGTCATCAAGGTGCCACCGGTGTCGGCCCCGTGCAGCGGCCCGGGTGAGAGCGCCAGCCACGTGCCCGGCGCGCCCCGGCTGAATGGCGATGGCTCGGCCTGGCAGCCACCCCCCGACCTGGCGGCGCTCTCCGTGGAGGAGGTGTCCCGCTGCCTGCGTTTCATCGGCCTCTCCGAGGACGTGGTGAGCTTCTTCGCCCGCGAGCGCATCGACGGCAGCATCTTCGTCCAGCTCCCCGAGGAGATCCTCGCCGACGACTTCCGCCTCACCAAGCTGCAGGTCAAGAAGATCATGCAGTTCATCAAGGGCTGGCGGCCCAAGATCTAG
- the GAREM2 gene encoding GRB2-associated and regulator of MAPK protein 2 isoform X2, protein MESITFSVKVVSGEFSEDSEVYNFTLQAGDELTLMGQAEILCAKAEKEKWRLPTLLRKLGKGGPLGSKPAKGKVPCLICMNHRTNESLSLPFQCKGCFSTRSPLELQMREGEHTIRSIIEKVRLPVNVAVPGRPSRNPYDLHAIREGHCYKLLSIISKTVVLCCILRKEAVVPFHFLLLSDMPRFTLPQGLLWGDPQLEKLVWDSATICQERFDPDEYSKAVREAKPDLSEECASPRRIRLCLPGCAHEELAPAFQRLSLCIYSGGSAHAPEDPLAMPGGQAPQLLLPRHERSAPSDLSDSEREYVTPDWAEPEFRTQEPVEIPYEELWANQNPDNFSEPSGNPPGLGSANKGQRDLMSFATSSPLGSPHRPALRGEEPVGETPPPVPPKSKAVKEECRLLNAPPVPPRGSRPHATSSPPVPLRFPKLQPAHSPNPSVSYYSAGLHDASGTRSGSCSPSPDSYSLYCYPCTWGNCKAGDSAGRQLPGTLPPSTQLSQTSWSDPWAYADTGPSVASGRSTPLLGGDAPIKTYHSCPRLKAPHPQKRFAPFGALNPFANPAYSPSPSSSTEWLEALDWQKPPSAPTPETFDPFESASPESERCYSQEGWGGVGGACPTPPPRPPKSLETESLMIRSAAPLSPTIVRGAEGGVTRVYLTQGVIKVPPVSAPCSGPGESASHVPGAPRLNGDGSAWQPPPDLAALSVEEVSRCLRFIGLSEDVVSFFARERIDGSIFVQLPEEILADDFRLTKLQVKKIMQFIKGWRPKI, encoded by the exons ATGGAGTCCATCACCTTCAGCGTGAAG GTGGTGTCCGGGGAGTTCAGCGAAGACAGCGAGGTCTACAACTTTACGCTGCAGGCAGGCGATGAGCTGACGCTGATGGGACAGGCCGAGATCCTGTGTGCCAAGGCGGAGAAGGAGAAGTGGCGCCTCCCCACCCTCCTGCGCAAGCTGGGCAAGGGGGGCCCGCTGGGCAGCAAGCCGGCGAAGGGCAAGGTGCCCTGCCTGATCTGCATGAACCACCGCACCAACGAGAGCCTCAGCCTGCCCTTCCAGTGCAAGGGGTGCTTCAGCACCCGCAGCCCGCTGGAGCTGCAGATGCGGGAAGGCGAGCACACCATCCGCAGCATCATCGAGAAGGTGCGGCTGCCCGTCAACGTGGCGGTGCCCGGCCGGCCCTCGCGCAACCCCTACGACCTGCACGCCATCCGCGAGGGCCACTGCTACAAGCTGCTCAGCATCATCTCCAAGACGGTGGTGCTCTGCTGCATCCTGCGCAAGGAGGCCGTGGTGcccttccacttcctgctgcTGAGCGACATGCCCCGCTTTaccctgccccaggggctgctctggggcGACCCCCAGCTGGAGAAGCTGGTGTGGGACAGCGCCACCATCTGCCAGGAGCGCTTCGACCCCGATGAGTACTCCAAAGCCGTGCGGGAGGCCAAGCCCGACCTGTCGGAGGAGTGCGCCAGCCCCCGGCGCATCCGCCTTTGTCTGCCGGGCTGCGCCCACGAGGAGCTGGCTCCGGCCTTCCAGCGCCTCTCGCTCTGCATCTACAGCGGGGGCTCGGCCCATGCCCCCGAGGACCCCCTGGCGATGCCGGGCGGGCAGGCCCCGCAGCTGCTCCTGCCCCGCCATGAGCGCTCGGCCCCGTCTGACCTCTCCGACTCGGAGCGGGAGTACGTGACGCCCGACTGGGCCGAGCCCGAGTTCAGGACTCAGGAGCCGGTGGAGATCCCCTACGAGGAGCTCTGGGCCAACCAGAACCCGGATAACTTCTCAGAGCCCAGCGGCAACCCGCCGGGGCTGGGCAGCGCCAACAAAGGGCAGCGCGACCTCATGTCCTTCGCCACCTCCTCTCCActgggctccccccaccgccccgccCTGCGCGGGGAGGAGCCCGTGGGCGAGACGCCACCTCCCGTCCCACCCAAATCCAAAGCG gtgaaggaggaatgCCGCCTGCTGAATGCCCCCCCCGTCCCGCCCCGAGGCAGCCGGCCCCACGCCACCTCCAGCCCACCCGTCCCCCTGCGCTTCCCCAAGCTCCAGCCGGCGCACTCGCCCAATCCCAGCGTCTCGTACTACTCGGCCGGGCTCCACGACGC GTCAGGGACGCGGAGCGGGAGCTGCTCGCCCTCCCCGGACTCCTACTCCCTCTACTGCTACCCCTGCACCTGGGGCAACTGCAAGGCCGGGGACTCTGCTGGCCGCCAGCTGCCGGGGACCCTGCCGCCCAGCACCCAGCTCAGCCAGACATCCTGGTCGGACCCATGGGCCTATGCCGACACGGGCCCCAGCGTGGCCAGCGGGCGCTCCACGCCCCTCCTGGGGGGCGATGCCCCCATCAAGACCTACCACAGCTGCCCCCGCCTCaaggccccccacccccagaaacgcTTTGCCCCTTTCGGGGCCCTGAACCCCTTCGCCAACCCCGCCTACtcgcccagcccctcctcctccaccgagtggctggaggccctggACTGGCAGAAGCCCCCCTCTGCGCCCACGCCAGAGACCTTCGACCCCTTCGAGAGCGCCTCCCCCGAGTCGGAGCGCTGCTACAGCCAGGagggctggggcggggtgggcggcgcctgccccacccccccgccccgaccCCCCAAGAGCCTGGAGACGGAGAGCCTCATGATCCGCAGCGCGGCGCCGCTCTCGCCCACCATCGTGCGCGGGGCCGAGGGTGGCGTCACCCGCGTCTACCTCACGCAGGGCGTCATCAAGGTGCCACCGGTGTCGGCCCCGTGCAGCGGCCCGGGTGAGAGCGCCAGCCACGTGCCCGGCGCGCCCCGGCTGAATGGCGATGGCTCGGCCTGGCAGCCACCCCCCGACCTGGCGGCGCTCTCCGTGGAGGAGGTGTCCCGCTGCCTGCGTTTCATCGGCCTCTCCGAGGACGTGGTGAGCTTCTTCGCCCGCGAGCGCATCGACGGCAGCATCTTCGTCCAGCTCCCCGAGGAGATCCTCGCCGACGACTTCCGCCTCACCAAGCTGCAGGTCAAGAAGATCATGCAGTTCATCAAGGGCTGGCGGCCCAAGATCTAG